Within the Pirellulales bacterium genome, the region GTGACTGGAAGCGAAAACGACTGTTGGATGAAGTCCGCCTGGAAGACAGCGCCGAACGCCAAATGGCGATGGAAGAAGGATTGCCGTTTTAACTTGCCGTAGAATTTAATCCCGCCGGCAAGCAATCGCTTGGTTTAGGCTTGCTCACGCCGGCGGCTTTCTTGCGGAACTACCCGGCGCATGCTGGAAGCGGCTGGAGCAGCCGTGTGAATCCAACGCCCCACCAATTCTTCCAACTGCTGGTCGATCCGCGCCTCGAATTGTTGAAAGGCTGCTCCGCTAACCACCAGCTTTGGCTCTGCCTGGCTGTGATCAGCCGGTAAAGCATCGCCGGCGCCTTGAGAACCGGCTGCCCGGCTGCTGGCCGGCTCGGTCTCATCGCGGGGCTGTCGGGATCGTTTGGACATGCTCTTCTCCTTCCGGCAGTTCAAAGCAGTTGATCGCAAAGGGTGCAAATGTCGTACCATCCAATACGGGTGACATCCCTACATAGTTCCTGGTTCGCGCCGCGCCGTCCATTTTTTAGTTACCGCTCGACCATTTCGCTGACACAACGACCTCCAAAATAAATAGAAAAACTTCGTGAAAAACCGCACAAAGCGGCGGTTGGCCGAATGCCGTTGTTTTTCGAGGACAGACGCACAACCAGTTTGGTATTCCAAACTCGAATTGAGAATTTATTCCACCCGCCGGCCTAACGGTTGTTCGTCCTTCGACGGGCAAAATTGCCAATAACTTAGGCATCGGGCTGCTGAGGGTACGGGGCTTGCTGAGCAGCGTATCACACGAGCAGATACGCACACCAGCGGGCGTCAGCGGCAAAAGCGCAAAAAGACGCCCGGCGGATGCAGGTGGGATGCTGCAAATCTCCGCCGGGCGGTTGGGGTACGCGCGATTTAAAAAACGCGCGTGTCGCGGGAGTCATCGGTTCTTCGACCAGAATTCGGGAATCTTGGATGCCATGCCGAATTTACTTCTGGTTTCAGCCGGTTATTTGGTCGTAAGTCGCTATTTATCCGATTGGTTATTGGAGTTGTCCGCTTTCTGGTCTTTCTTATCTCCGGTCTTTTGGTCAGCTTTTTCCGACTTCTTATCGTCGGCCAGCATCTGATCTGCCATTGCTTTCGCCTCCGACTGTAGTCGGCGCATCGGACGGTCCTGGGCTCCGGCCCCCGCTGCACCGCCGCCGGTCCCTTTTTCCTCCTGCATGCGACGCATCAAGCGTGGCAAAATGGCCTTGAGCTCGGCTTCATCGAGTGCGCCGTCGTGATTGGTGTCCAGCTCGTCAAACCGTTCCTGCAAACGGGGGGGCAATTCTTCCTTTTGCAACTTCCCGTCGCCATTTTTATCGAACTGCTGGATAACGCGCTTCAGCATCGCGTCGGGGTTAGCTTCCCCCGGCCCGCCAGCGCCCGGAGGTCCGCCGGCGCCAAACCCGCCGAAAGCAAACCCACCCGGCCCGCCGCCGGCAATGCCGCCCGCCAACCCCGGCATCGATTTCAGCAGTTCTTCGCGAGTGATTTCGCCGTTGCTGTTGGCAAGTTTTTTGAGCACCTCCGGCGCCGCGGCAATTTCCTTGGAATCGAGCTTGCCATCGCCGTTGGTATCCAAAGCGTGGAACAACGCCATACCCATCAATGGCCCACCGCCCCCGCCGAAGCCGCCACCTGCACCA harbors:
- a CDS encoding EF-hand domain-containing protein, giving the protein MIRTLLLVSISMVAMTFQNTVWADDNSHADSSANSTANSSAAKAAQDKTAQDKAEADKLSALFDKLDVNHDGQISSDEVPDDQRRMFERLMRRADKNGDGKLSREEFIAGMKEMEDRPERAADHPAAENAGPDGPGSERGPRDRRDGLPGERAGGSGEGRAAGGFGGGIGGGFGGPGFGAGGGFGGGGGPLMGMALFHALDTNGDGKLDSKEIAAAPEVLKKLANSNGEITREELLKSMPGLAGGIAGGGPGGFAFGGFGAGGPPGAGGPGEANPDAMLKRVIQQFDKNGDGKLQKEELPPRLQERFDELDTNHDGALDEAELKAILPRLMRRMQEEKGTGGGAAGAGAQDRPMRRLQSEAKAMADQMLADDKKSEKADQKTGDKKDQKADNSNNQSDK